In Neoarius graeffei isolate fNeoGra1 chromosome 9, fNeoGra1.pri, whole genome shotgun sequence, one genomic interval encodes:
- the zic2a gene encoding zinc finger protein ZIC 2a codes for MLLDAGHQFPGLGVGTFARHHAASDMQDRDLNLVQNSFVDSAHMGAFKLNHDLSPGQNSAFTSQAPAYPAAALGAHAAHVTSYASSPFNSTRDFLFRSRGFGESPPASGQHAIFGPTAGSLHHSHADSQGHILFPGIHDQHASHGSPNVLNGQMRLGLPGEVFGRSDQYHQVSSPRTDPYSAAQLHNQYGSMNMNMGMNMAAHHHHPGAFFRYMRQQCIKQELICKWIDPEQLNNPKKSCNKTFSTMHELVTHVSVEHVGGPEQSNHVCFWEDCPRESKPFKAKYKLVNHIRVHTGEKPFPCPFPGCGKVFARSENLKIHKRTHTGEKPFQCEFEGCDRRFANSSDRKKHMHVHTSDKPYLCKMCDKSYTHPSSLRKHMKVHESSPSGSDSSPAASSGYESSTPPGLVSPSTETQSNTNLSPSSGVHSSNAHSGLSSNFSEWYV; via the exons ATGTTACTGGACGCTGGTCACCAGTTCCCTGGTTTGGGAGTGGGAACCTTTGCGAGGCATCACGCGGCGAGCGACATGCAGGACAGGGACTTGAATTTAGTGCAGAACAGCTTCGTTGACTCTGCGCACATGGGCGCTTTTAAACTGAACCACGATCTGTCGCCCGGACAGAACTCTGCGTTCACCTCACAAGCCCCCGCTTACCCAGCCGCGGCCCTGGGTGCGCACGCCGCGCATGTCACTTCGTACGCGAGCTCGCCGTTCAACTCGACACGGGACTTCCTTTTCCGCAGCCGAGGTTTCGGAGAATCGCCCCCAGCGAGCGGCCAGCATGCCATCTTCGGCCCCACTGCGGGGTCCCTGCACCATTCCCACGCAGACAGCCAAGGCCACATTCTGTTCCCTGGGATCCACGACCAGCACGCCTCGCACGGATCCCCAAACGTGCTCAACGGGCAAATGCGACTTGGACTACCGGGCGAGGTATTCGGACGATCAGACCAGTACCACCAGGTCTCAAGCCCTCGGACCGACCCTTACTCAGCAGCCCAACTCCACAACCAGTACGGCTCCATGAACATGAATATGGGAATGAACATGGCAGCGCATCACCACCATCCCGGTGCCTTCTTTCGCTACATGCGGCAACAGTGCATCAAGCAAGAGCTCATCTGCAAATGGATCGATCCGGAGCAGCTGAATAACCCTAAGAAAAGTTGTAATAAAACTTTCAGCACAATGCACGAGCTTGTCACCCATGTCTCAGTTGAGCACGTTGGAGGACCGGAGCAAAGCAACCATGTGTGCTTTTGGGAAGATTGTCCGCGGGAAAGCAAACCCTTCAAAGCTAAATACAAATTAGTTAATCACATTCGCGTGCACACCGGAGAGAAACCTTTCCCCTGCCCGTTCCCTGGTTGTGGCAAAGTATTCGCACGATCAGAAAATTTGAAGATTCACAAGAGGACGCACACAG GGGAGAAACCATTCCAGTGTGAGTTTGAAGGCTGCGACAGGCGCTTTGCAAACAGCAGTGACCGGAAGAAGCACATGCACGTGCACACGTCGGACAAACCGTATTTGTGCAAAATGTGCGACAAATCATACACTCATCCCAGTTCTCTTCGAAAGCACATGAAG GTTCACGAATCTTCCCCATCAGGGTCCGACTCGTCTCCGGCAGCAAGCTCTGGGTACGAGTCTTCCACGCCCCCCGGGCTGGTGTCGCCCTCCACCGAGACCCAGAGCAACACCAACCTGTCACCCTCATCCGGCGTACACAGCTCAAACGCACACAGCGGCCTGTCGTCCAACTTCAGTGAGTGGTATGTTTAG